A stretch of Streptomyces vietnamensis DNA encodes these proteins:
- a CDS encoding fumarate hydratase encodes MPEFAYSDLLPLGEDTTPYRLVTSEGVSTFEADGRTFLKVEPEALRKLAAEAIHDIQHFLRPAHLAQLRRIIDDPEASSNDKFVALDLLKNANIAAAGVLPMCQDTGTAIVMGKRGQNVLTSGRDEEALSKGIYDAYTKLNLRYSQMAPVTMWEEKNTGSNLPAQIELYATDGGAYKFLFMAKGGGSANKSFLYQETKAVLNEASMMKFLEEKIRSLGTAACPPYHLAIVVGGTSAEFALKTAKYASAHYLDELPTEGDAATGHGFRDKELEEKVFELTQKIGIGAQFGGKYFCHDVRVVRLPRHGASLPVAIAVSCSADRQAVAKITAEGVFLEQLETDPARFLPETEDSHLDEAGDVVKIDLNQPMDEILAELTKYPVKTRLSLSGPLVVARDIAHAKIKERLDAGEEMPQYLKDHPVYYAGPAKTPEGYASGSFGPTTAGRMDSYVEQFQAAGGSKVMLAKGNRSQQVTDACGAHGGFYLGSIGGPAARLAQDCIKKVEVVEYEELGMEAVWKIEVEDFPAFIVVDDKGNDFFQNPAPEPTFTHIPVRGPGLA; translated from the coding sequence ATGCCTGAGTTTGCGTACTCCGATCTGCTCCCCCTGGGAGAGGACACCACGCCCTACCGCCTGGTGACCTCCGAAGGCGTCTCCACCTTCGAGGCCGACGGCCGTACGTTCCTCAAGGTCGAGCCGGAGGCGCTGCGCAAGCTGGCCGCCGAGGCCATCCACGACATCCAGCACTTCCTGCGCCCGGCCCACCTGGCCCAGCTGCGCCGGATCATCGACGACCCGGAGGCGTCGAGCAACGACAAGTTCGTCGCGCTCGACCTCCTGAAGAACGCGAACATCGCCGCCGCCGGCGTGCTCCCCATGTGCCAGGACACCGGCACCGCGATCGTCATGGGCAAGCGCGGCCAGAACGTGCTGACCTCCGGCCGCGACGAGGAGGCCCTGTCCAAGGGCATCTACGACGCGTACACCAAGCTGAACCTCCGCTACTCGCAGATGGCCCCGGTCACCATGTGGGAGGAGAAGAACACCGGCTCGAACCTGCCCGCGCAGATCGAGCTGTACGCGACCGACGGCGGCGCGTACAAGTTCCTCTTCATGGCCAAGGGCGGCGGCTCGGCCAACAAGTCCTTCCTCTACCAGGAGACCAAGGCGGTCCTGAACGAGGCCTCCATGATGAAGTTCCTGGAGGAGAAGATCCGTTCGCTCGGCACGGCCGCCTGCCCGCCGTACCACCTGGCGATCGTCGTCGGCGGCACGAGCGCCGAGTTCGCGCTCAAGACCGCGAAGTACGCCTCCGCGCACTACCTGGACGAGCTGCCCACCGAGGGCGACGCCGCCACCGGCCACGGCTTCCGCGACAAGGAGCTGGAGGAGAAGGTCTTCGAGCTGACGCAGAAGATCGGCATCGGCGCGCAGTTCGGCGGCAAGTACTTCTGCCACGACGTCCGCGTCGTCCGCCTCCCCCGCCACGGCGCCTCGCTGCCCGTCGCGATCGCCGTCTCCTGCTCGGCCGACCGCCAGGCCGTCGCGAAGATCACCGCCGAGGGCGTCTTCCTGGAGCAGCTGGAGACCGACCCGGCGCGCTTCCTGCCGGAGACCGAGGACTCCCACCTGGACGAGGCGGGTGACGTCGTCAAGATCGACCTCAACCAGCCGATGGACGAGATCCTCGCCGAGCTGACCAAGTACCCGGTCAAGACCCGCCTCTCCCTCAGCGGCCCGCTGGTCGTGGCGCGCGACATCGCGCACGCCAAGATCAAGGAGCGCCTGGACGCGGGCGAGGAGATGCCGCAGTACCTGAAGGACCACCCGGTCTACTACGCGGGCCCCGCGAAGACCCCCGAGGGCTACGCCTCCGGCTCCTTCGGCCCGACGACGGCCGGCCGCATGGACTCGTACGTGGAGCAGTTCCAGGCCGCGGGCGGCTCGAAGGTCATGCTGGCCAAGGGCAACCGCTCCCAGCAGGTCACGGACGCGTGCGGCGCGCACGGCGGCTTCTACCTGGGCTCGATCGGCGGCCCGGCGGCGCGTCTCGCGCAGGACTGCATCAAGAAGGTCGAGGTCGTCGAGTACGAGGAGCTCGGCATGGAGGCGGTCTGGAAGATCGAGGTCGAGGACTTCCCCGCGTTCATCGTCGTCGACGACAAGGGCAACGACTTCTTCCAGAACCCGGCCCCGGAGCCGACCTTCACGCACATCCCGGTGCGCGGCCCCGGTCTCGCCTGA
- the ppgK gene encoding polyphosphate--glucose phosphotransferase has translation MNVFGVDIGGSGIKGAPVDLERGTLAEERHKVLTPQPATPDGVAGRVAEVVEHFGWTGPVGVTFPGVVTGSTIRTAANVDKSWIGVDAGTLLSDRLGGLPVTVLNDADAAGVAEVTFGAGRGRKGTVILLTLGTGIGSALFVDGRLVPNTELGHLELKGHDAETRASTKAKEDEDLTWEHWATRRLRKYLAHVEMLFSPQLFIIGGGVSRKADKFLPLIEGIRAEIVPAELQNNAGIVGAGMAAATA, from the coding sequence ATGAACGTCTTCGGAGTGGACATCGGCGGCTCGGGCATCAAGGGCGCCCCCGTGGACCTGGAGCGCGGCACGCTCGCCGAGGAGCGCCACAAGGTACTGACCCCGCAGCCCGCCACACCCGACGGTGTGGCGGGCCGCGTCGCGGAGGTCGTGGAGCACTTCGGCTGGACGGGACCGGTGGGGGTCACCTTCCCGGGCGTCGTGACCGGCTCCACCATTCGTACGGCCGCCAACGTCGACAAGTCCTGGATCGGCGTCGACGCCGGCACCCTGCTGAGCGACCGCCTCGGCGGGCTCCCGGTGACCGTCCTGAACGACGCGGACGCGGCCGGGGTAGCGGAGGTGACCTTCGGCGCGGGCCGGGGCCGCAAGGGCACGGTGATCCTGCTGACCCTCGGCACGGGCATCGGCTCGGCCCTCTTCGTCGACGGCCGGCTCGTCCCCAACACCGAGCTGGGCCACCTGGAGCTCAAGGGCCACGACGCGGAGACCCGCGCCTCGACGAAGGCCAAGGAGGACGAGGACCTCACCTGGGAGCACTGGGCGACCCGGCGGCTGCGCAAGTACCTCGCGCACGTGGAGATGCTCTTCTCGCCGCAGCTGTTCATCATCGGCGGCGGCGTGAGCCGCAAGGCGGACAAGTTCCTGCCGCTGATCGAGGGCATCCGCGCGGAGATCGTCCCGGCGGAACTCCAGAACAACGCGGGGATCGTGGGGGCGGGGATGGCGGCGGCGACGGCCTGA
- a CDS encoding WhiB family transcriptional regulator, producing the protein MLQLPHQPLQVAAVPSQRAPAREDEAGPWHAEAVCRRDEAGLFFAPSKEPTAARLAREEAAKRVCARCPVMVECREHALLQPEPYGVWGGLTAAERRVVLARRRRREVELRKAAATERIAQAG; encoded by the coding sequence GTGCTGCAACTGCCGCATCAGCCCCTCCAGGTCGCCGCCGTACCCTCTCAGCGCGCCCCTGCCCGGGAGGACGAGGCCGGTCCTTGGCACGCGGAGGCGGTGTGCCGCCGGGACGAAGCCGGGCTCTTCTTCGCTCCCTCCAAGGAGCCGACCGCCGCGCGACTCGCCCGCGAGGAGGCGGCGAAGCGGGTCTGCGCACGCTGTCCGGTGATGGTCGAGTGCCGGGAGCACGCGCTGCTCCAGCCCGAGCCGTACGGGGTGTGGGGCGGGCTCACGGCGGCCGAGCGCCGCGTCGTCCTCGCCCGGCGCCGGCGGCGTGAGGTGGAGCTGCGGAAGGCGGCCGCGACCGAGCGGATCGCCCAGGCGGGCTGA
- a CDS encoding APC family permease: protein MAEQTQVAEHEGLRRNLGFRDLVVYGLLFIAPMAPVGVFGTLDAKSHGAVALVYVVATVAMAFTAFSYAQMVRVAPQAGSVFTYARKGLGEGPGFIAGWMAMLDYLLIPAVAYLFAGIAMEALVPEVDRWVWTGIAVVVTTLLNLWGVRAAARVGFAVLAMEIVVLLVFVGSAVVVLVRDGAQRDWWSPLAGDVSFSLGAVVGAVSVAVLSYLGFDAIASFAEEVTGGSRKVARAVLFCLALAGVLFVAQTWLVALLQPVSSAELAADPAKQGSAFYDAVEASVGTWLHDLVAVSKAIGAAFAALAGQAAGGRLLFAMGRDRRLPHLLARTDGGVPRVALLVAATVTMIAALWAARRDDGLDHLVSVVDVGALTAFVLLHASVVGWFAVRRAEGPPHWLKHVVLPVVGAAILIAVIVEASAAAQVVGVVWLGVGLVVLAVQGAARTSPPSPRA from the coding sequence ATGGCTGAGCAGACGCAGGTGGCGGAGCACGAGGGACTGCGTCGGAATCTCGGATTCCGCGACCTTGTCGTGTACGGACTGCTGTTCATCGCCCCCATGGCGCCGGTCGGCGTCTTCGGCACGCTCGACGCGAAGTCGCACGGGGCCGTCGCACTGGTGTACGTCGTGGCCACCGTCGCCATGGCGTTCACGGCGTTCAGCTACGCCCAGATGGTGCGGGTCGCGCCGCAGGCCGGTTCCGTCTTCACGTACGCGCGCAAGGGCCTCGGCGAAGGGCCCGGTTTCATCGCCGGGTGGATGGCGATGCTCGACTACCTGCTGATCCCGGCCGTCGCCTACCTCTTCGCGGGCATCGCGATGGAGGCGCTGGTCCCCGAGGTGGACCGGTGGGTGTGGACCGGGATCGCCGTGGTGGTCACCACCCTGCTGAACCTGTGGGGCGTACGGGCGGCGGCCCGGGTCGGCTTCGCGGTGCTCGCGATGGAGATCGTCGTCCTGCTGGTCTTCGTCGGCTCGGCGGTGGTCGTGCTCGTACGGGACGGGGCGCAGCGCGACTGGTGGTCGCCGCTCGCCGGCGACGTCTCGTTCTCGCTCGGCGCGGTGGTGGGGGCCGTGTCGGTGGCCGTCCTGTCGTACCTGGGCTTCGACGCGATCGCCTCCTTCGCGGAGGAAGTGACGGGCGGCTCGCGGAAGGTGGCGCGGGCGGTGCTGTTCTGCCTGGCGCTCGCGGGCGTCCTGTTCGTGGCCCAGACCTGGCTGGTGGCCCTCCTCCAACCGGTCTCCTCGGCCGAGCTCGCCGCCGACCCGGCCAAGCAGGGCTCGGCCTTCTACGACGCCGTGGAGGCGTCGGTCGGCACCTGGCTGCACGACCTGGTGGCCGTCTCGAAGGCGATCGGCGCGGCCTTCGCGGCGCTCGCCGGGCAGGCGGCGGGCGGCAGGCTGCTGTTCGCGATGGGCCGCGACCGGCGCCTGCCGCACCTGCTCGCCCGCACCGACGGCGGCGTCCCGCGGGTGGCGCTGCTCGTGGCGGCGACCGTGACGATGATCGCCGCCCTGTGGGCGGCGCGCCGGGACGACGGCCTCGACCACCTGGTCTCGGTGGTCGACGTCGGCGCGCTCACCGCCTTCGTCCTGCTGCACGCGAGCGTGGTGGGCTGGTTCGCCGTACGGCGGGCGGAGGGGCCGCCGCACTGGCTGAAGCACGTCGTCCTGCCGGTGGTCGGCGCGGCGATCCTGATCGCGGTGATCGTCGAGGCCTCGGCCGCCGCGCAGGTGGTGGGCGTGGTGTGGCTGGGGGTGGGCCTCGTCGTCCTCGCGGTCCAGGGCGCGGCGCGGACGTCGCCGCCGTCCCCGCGCGCGTGA
- a CDS encoding 4-hydroxy-3-methylbut-2-enyl diphosphate reductase — MGRMTATPAPTPDSASATNRPKRVLLAAPRGYCAGVDRAVIAVEKALEQYGAPIYVRHEIVHNKYVVQTLERKGAIFVDQATEVPPGNIVMFSAHGVAPTVHEEARVGRLATIDATCPLVTKVHKEAVRFAKDDFDILLIGHEGHEEVIGTSGEAPDHIQLVDGPEDVAKVEVRDPSRVVWLSQTTLSVDETMETVDALKEKFPQLISPPSDDICYATQNRQTAIKELAGQAELVIVVGSKNSSNSIRMVEVAKQAGVPAAYLVDFASEIDEAWLEGVTSVGLSSGASVPDVLVQEVLEWLAERGYADVEIVKTADESLTFSLPKELRNKDLRAEAAALLENE; from the coding sequence ATGGGACGCATGACTGCAACGCCCGCGCCGACGCCCGATTCCGCCTCCGCGACGAACCGCCCGAAGCGTGTCCTGCTCGCCGCCCCCCGCGGATACTGCGCGGGCGTGGACCGTGCCGTGATCGCCGTGGAGAAGGCCCTGGAGCAGTACGGGGCCCCGATCTACGTCCGGCACGAGATCGTCCACAACAAGTACGTGGTCCAGACGCTGGAGCGGAAGGGCGCGATCTTCGTCGACCAGGCGACCGAGGTGCCGCCGGGCAACATCGTGATGTTCTCCGCGCACGGCGTCGCCCCGACCGTCCACGAGGAGGCCCGCGTGGGCCGGCTCGCGACCATCGACGCCACCTGCCCGCTGGTCACCAAGGTCCACAAGGAAGCCGTCCGCTTCGCCAAGGACGACTTCGACATCCTCCTCATCGGCCACGAGGGCCACGAGGAGGTCATCGGCACCTCCGGCGAGGCCCCCGACCACATCCAGCTGGTCGACGGCCCGGAGGACGTGGCCAAGGTCGAGGTCCGCGACCCCTCCCGGGTCGTCTGGCTCTCCCAGACCACGCTCTCGGTCGACGAGACGATGGAGACGGTCGACGCGCTCAAGGAGAAGTTCCCGCAGCTGATCTCCCCGCCGTCCGACGACATCTGCTACGCCACGCAGAACCGCCAGACCGCCATCAAGGAGCTCGCCGGCCAGGCCGAGCTGGTGATCGTCGTCGGCTCGAAGAACTCCTCCAACTCGATCCGCATGGTCGAGGTCGCCAAGCAGGCCGGCGTCCCCGCCGCGTACCTGGTCGACTTCGCCAGCGAGATCGACGAGGCCTGGCTGGAGGGCGTCACCAGCGTCGGCCTCTCCTCCGGCGCCTCCGTCCCGGACGTCCTGGTGCAGGAGGTCCTGGAGTGGCTCGCCGAGCGCGGCTACGCGGACGTGGAGATCGTCAAGACGGCGGACGAGTCCCTGACCTTCTCGCTGCCCAAGGAGCTCCGCAACAAGGACCTGCGGGCCGAGGCGGCGGCCCTGCTCGAAAACGAGTGA
- a CDS encoding exodeoxyribonuclease VII small subunit yields the protein MAAGTDTGAEEAALGYEQARDELIEVVRRLEAGGTSLEESLALWERGEELAKVCRLRLEGARARLDASLAAERTAEAEDEDE from the coding sequence ATGGCAGCGGGTACGGACACGGGCGCGGAAGAGGCGGCCCTCGGGTACGAGCAGGCGCGGGACGAGCTGATCGAGGTCGTCCGGCGCCTCGAAGCGGGCGGGACCTCCCTGGAGGAGTCCCTCGCGCTCTGGGAGCGCGGCGAGGAGCTGGCAAAGGTGTGCCGCCTCCGCCTGGAGGGCGCGCGGGCCCGGCTCGACGCCTCACTGGCGGCGGAGCGCACGGCCGAGGCGGAGGACGAGGACGAGTAG
- a CDS encoding HAD family acid phosphatase, translating to MPSAKTTAAALGLTAVLVVGAAPAASAADPDTHVASTAALAGVDYDTWRHDVAAVVAEARPYIEARAENAGREKQAIVLDIDNSSLETDFHPFWELPTPAIADVRALVRDAHARGVAVFFVTARPGIIYSLTDWNLKKAGYPVDGLYVRSLPDLFAEVSAYKTEKRAEIEAKGYTIIANIGNNTTDLVGGHAERAFKLPDYGGKLS from the coding sequence ATGCCCTCCGCCAAGACCACCGCCGCGGCCCTCGGCCTCACCGCCGTCCTCGTCGTCGGCGCCGCGCCCGCCGCCTCCGCCGCCGACCCGGACACCCACGTCGCGTCGACCGCCGCCCTCGCCGGCGTGGACTACGACACCTGGCGCCACGACGTGGCGGCCGTCGTCGCCGAGGCCCGCCCGTACATCGAGGCGCGCGCCGAGAACGCCGGCCGCGAGAAGCAGGCCATCGTCCTCGACATCGACAACAGCTCCCTGGAGACGGACTTCCACCCGTTCTGGGAGCTGCCGACCCCCGCCATCGCGGACGTGCGGGCGCTCGTCCGCGACGCCCACGCGCGCGGGGTGGCCGTCTTCTTCGTCACCGCCCGGCCCGGGATCATCTACTCCCTGACGGACTGGAACCTGAAGAAGGCCGGATACCCGGTCGACGGTCTTTACGTGCGCTCGCTGCCCGACCTGTTCGCCGAGGTCAGCGCGTACAAGACCGAGAAGCGCGCCGAGATCGAGGCCAAGGGCTACACGATCATCGCGAACATCGGCAACAACACGACCGATCTCGTCGGCGGCCACGCCGAACGCGCCTTCAAGCTCCCGGACTACGGCGGCAAGCTGTCGTAA
- the glpX gene encoding class II fructose-bisphosphatase yields the protein MTEHHHLPPELVVSPEAPDRNLALELVRVTEAAAMAAGRWVGRGDKIGADGAAVNAMRTLISTVSMNGVVVIGEGEKDEAPMLFNGERVGDGTGAEVDIAVDPIDGTTLNAKGMPNAIAVLAAADRGTMFDPSAVFYMDKLVTGPEAADFVDINAPVSVNIRRVAKAKNSSPEDITVVILDRPRHEGIVKEIRETGARIKFISDGDVAGSIMAVREGTGVDMLMGIGGTPEGIISACAIKCLGGVIQGKLWPKDDAERQKALDAGHDLDRVLSTNDLVSGDNVFFVATGITDGELLRGVRYRAETATTQSLVMRSKSGTIRQIDSTHRLSKLRAYSQIDFDRAK from the coding sequence ATGACCGAGCACCACCACCTTCCGCCCGAGCTTGTCGTTTCTCCCGAGGCCCCCGACCGCAACCTCGCCCTGGAGCTGGTCCGCGTCACCGAGGCCGCAGCCATGGCCGCCGGCCGCTGGGTCGGCCGAGGCGACAAGATCGGCGCGGACGGGGCGGCGGTCAACGCCATGCGGACCCTGATCTCCACCGTCTCGATGAACGGCGTCGTCGTCATCGGTGAGGGCGAGAAGGACGAAGCCCCGATGCTCTTCAACGGCGAGCGGGTCGGCGACGGCACCGGCGCCGAGGTCGACATCGCCGTCGACCCGATCGACGGCACCACGCTCAACGCCAAGGGCATGCCGAACGCGATCGCCGTCCTGGCCGCCGCCGACCGTGGCACCATGTTCGACCCGTCCGCGGTCTTCTACATGGACAAGCTGGTCACCGGCCCCGAGGCCGCCGACTTCGTCGACATCAACGCCCCCGTCTCGGTCAACATCCGCCGGGTCGCCAAGGCCAAGAACTCCTCGCCCGAGGACATCACGGTCGTCATCCTGGACCGCCCCCGTCACGAGGGCATCGTCAAGGAGATCCGCGAGACCGGCGCCCGCATCAAGTTCATCTCGGACGGCGACGTCGCCGGTTCGATCATGGCCGTCCGCGAGGGCACCGGCGTCGACATGCTCATGGGCATCGGCGGCACGCCCGAGGGCATCATCTCCGCCTGCGCCATCAAGTGCCTCGGCGGCGTGATCCAGGGCAAGCTGTGGCCGAAGGACGACGCCGAGCGCCAGAAGGCGCTGGACGCGGGCCACGACCTGGACCGCGTTCTCTCCACGAACGACCTGGTCAGCGGCGACAACGTGTTCTTCGTCGCGACCGGCATCACCGACGGCGAGCTGCTGCGCGGGGTGCGCTACCGCGCCGAGACGGCGACCACGCAGTCGCTGGTCATGCGCTCGAAGTCCGGCACGATCCGCCAGATCGACTCGACGCACCGGCTCTCGAAGCTGCGCGCGTACAGCCAGATCGACTTCGACCGCGCGAAGTAA
- a CDS encoding malonic semialdehyde reductase → MSLALDAVAQDLLFREARTANTFTDEPVTDEQIQAIYDLVKFGPTAFNQSPLRVTLVRSPEARERLVKHMAEGNQAKTAAAPLVAILSADNEFHEELPALLPHFPQAKDMFFSERPVREGSALLNAALQAAYFIVGVRAAGLAAGPMTGLDFAGVQKEFLDDDHTPLMVVNIGKPGEDAWFPRSPRLSFDEVVTTV, encoded by the coding sequence ATGTCTCTCGCCCTTGACGCCGTCGCCCAGGACCTCCTCTTCCGTGAGGCCCGCACCGCCAACACGTTCACCGACGAGCCGGTGACCGACGAGCAGATCCAGGCGATCTACGACCTGGTGAAGTTCGGCCCGACCGCCTTCAACCAGTCCCCGCTGCGCGTCACCCTGGTCCGCTCCCCCGAGGCCCGCGAGCGCCTGGTGAAGCACATGGCCGAGGGCAACCAGGCCAAGACCGCCGCCGCCCCGCTGGTCGCGATCCTCTCCGCCGACAACGAGTTCCACGAGGAGCTCCCGGCCCTGCTCCCGCACTTCCCGCAGGCCAAGGACATGTTCTTCTCGGAGCGCCCGGTCCGCGAGGGCTCCGCGCTGCTGAACGCCGCCCTCCAGGCCGCGTACTTCATCGTGGGCGTCCGCGCCGCCGGCCTGGCCGCCGGCCCGATGACCGGCCTGGACTTCGCCGGCGTCCAGAAGGAGTTCCTGGACGACGACCACACCCCGCTGATGGTCGTCAACATCGGCAAGCCGGGCGAGGACGCCTGGTTCCCGCGCTCCCCGCGCCTCTCCTTCGACGAGGTCGTCACCACCGTCTGA
- a CDS encoding DUF4245 domain-containing protein, with protein MVGVAGMRGRQTVRGMFQSLGVIMIAAGVMYLFIPHDEDAAPIQAKDYRVELLTAQRVAPYPVLAPEGLGEGWKATVVSYKREKADAWQLGFLSPDTQYVAVNQSTAEPGKFVPEVTHKAKNTGKTETVAGRVWQRWEGPKYDALVRTENGATTVVAGTASFERLAEMAGSLQAKKA; from the coding sequence ATGGTGGGCGTGGCAGGTATGCGAGGCAGGCAGACGGTACGCGGGATGTTCCAGTCCCTCGGGGTGATCATGATCGCCGCGGGCGTGATGTATCTCTTCATCCCGCACGACGAGGACGCGGCTCCGATCCAGGCGAAGGACTACCGGGTCGAGCTCCTCACGGCCCAGCGGGTGGCGCCGTATCCGGTGCTGGCCCCCGAGGGCCTCGGCGAGGGCTGGAAGGCGACGGTGGTCTCGTACAAGCGGGAGAAGGCCGACGCCTGGCAGCTCGGTTTCCTCTCCCCGGACACCCAGTACGTGGCCGTGAACCAGTCGACGGCCGAGCCGGGGAAGTTCGTGCCCGAGGTGACCCACAAGGCGAAGAACACCGGGAAGACCGAGACCGTGGCCGGCCGGGTCTGGCAGCGCTGGGAGGGCCCGAAGTACGACGCGCTCGTCCGTACGGAGAACGGCGCGACGACCGTGGTGGCCGGCACGGCCTCCTTCGAGCGGCTGGCGGAGATGGCCGGCTCGCTCCAGGCGAAGAAGGCCTGA
- a CDS encoding DUF1707 SHOCT-like domain-containing protein: MDLEKQPEPEKQPRPQRPVAPAEPALAGPAFADPQGSLRASDADRDRIADILRDALAEGRLDAEEHSDRIDAVYRAKTVGELEPIVRDLPGARTARAPEPAFAWGSDDPEGPADNLVAIFSSTTRKGRWRVSRRTNAFALFGNVEIDLTEAIFAQRLTTINATSIFGNVEVRVPENISLRGSGSGVFGNFEVVTLEGVDPQAPVVVVNGYSVFGNVEAKPKRGKWITDLQGKLKKNPGH, from the coding sequence GTGGACCTCGAAAAGCAGCCCGAACCCGAGAAGCAGCCGCGGCCGCAGCGTCCGGTCGCCCCCGCCGAGCCCGCTCTCGCCGGGCCCGCCTTCGCCGATCCGCAGGGCTCGCTGCGGGCCTCGGACGCGGACCGGGACCGGATCGCGGACATCCTCAGGGACGCCCTGGCCGAGGGACGGCTCGACGCCGAGGAGCACTCGGACCGGATCGACGCGGTCTACCGGGCCAAGACCGTCGGGGAGTTGGAGCCGATCGTCCGCGACCTGCCGGGCGCCCGGACCGCCCGAGCGCCCGAACCGGCCTTCGCCTGGGGCTCCGACGACCCCGAGGGGCCCGCGGACAACCTCGTCGCGATCTTCTCCAGCACGACCCGCAAGGGCCGCTGGCGGGTGAGCCGCCGGACGAACGCCTTCGCGCTCTTCGGGAACGTCGAGATCGACCTGACCGAGGCGATCTTCGCCCAGCGGCTGACCACGATCAACGCCACCTCCATCTTCGGGAACGTCGAGGTGCGCGTCCCGGAGAACATCAGCCTGCGCGGCAGCGGCAGCGGCGTCTTCGGGAACTTCGAGGTCGTGACCCTGGAAGGGGTCGACCCGCAGGCCCCGGTCGTCGTCGTCAACGGCTACTCGGTCTTCGGGAACGTCGAGGCCAAGCCCAAGCGCGGCAAGTGGATCACCGACCTCCAGGGCAAGCTGAAGAAGAACCCCGGCCACTGA
- the xseA gene encoding exodeoxyribonuclease VII large subunit, translated as MGLTTSAEAPLPVGEVSRMIGGWIDRLGAIWVEGQITQLSRRPGAGVVFLTLRDPSYDISISVTCYRQVFDAVADVVSEGARVVVHAKPEWYAPRGQLSLRAAEIKPVGIGELLARLEQLKRSLASEGLFALDRKKPLPFLPRLVGLVCGRASAAERDVLENARRRWPAVRFEVRNVAVQGVKAVPQVVQAVKELDAHEDVDVIIVARGGGSVEDLLPFSDEQLVRAVAECRTPVVSAIGHEPDSPLLDLVADLRASTPTDAAKKVVPDVGEELDRVRGLRDRALRTVRGLLEREERGLAHALARPVMEHPHRMIEVREDELAALLARSRRVLGHLLDRADSELSHTRARVRALSPAATLERGYAVLQRPDGAVVRSPEEVAEGEELRARVAEGEFTVRRVADPA; from the coding sequence ATGGGTCTGACTACGTCCGCAGAAGCACCGCTTCCCGTCGGTGAGGTCTCCCGGATGATCGGGGGGTGGATCGACCGGCTCGGGGCGATCTGGGTCGAGGGGCAGATCACGCAGCTGTCGCGGCGCCCCGGCGCCGGGGTCGTCTTCCTGACGCTGCGGGATCCCTCGTACGACATCTCCATCAGCGTCACCTGCTACCGCCAGGTCTTCGACGCGGTCGCGGACGTCGTCTCCGAGGGCGCCCGGGTCGTCGTGCACGCCAAGCCCGAGTGGTACGCGCCGCGCGGGCAGCTGTCGCTGCGGGCGGCGGAGATCAAGCCGGTCGGGATCGGCGAGCTGCTCGCCCGGCTCGAACAGCTGAAGCGGAGCCTGGCCTCCGAGGGGCTTTTCGCGCTCGACCGGAAGAAGCCGCTGCCGTTCCTGCCGCGCCTCGTCGGCCTGGTCTGCGGCCGCGCCTCGGCGGCCGAGCGGGACGTCCTGGAGAACGCGCGCCGTCGCTGGCCCGCCGTCCGCTTCGAGGTGCGGAACGTCGCGGTGCAGGGCGTGAAGGCGGTCCCGCAGGTCGTCCAGGCGGTCAAGGAGCTGGACGCGCACGAGGACGTGGACGTGATCATCGTGGCCCGGGGCGGCGGCAGCGTCGAGGACCTGCTGCCGTTCTCGGACGAGCAGCTGGTCCGGGCGGTGGCCGAGTGCCGTACGCCCGTGGTGTCCGCGATCGGGCACGAGCCGGACTCGCCGCTGCTCGACCTGGTGGCCGATCTGCGCGCCTCGACGCCGACGGACGCGGCCAAGAAGGTCGTCCCGGACGTCGGCGAGGAGCTGGACCGGGTGCGCGGGCTGCGGGACCGGGCACTGCGGACCGTGCGCGGCCTCCTGGAGCGGGAGGAGCGCGGCCTTGCGCACGCGCTCGCGCGGCCCGTCATGGAGCATCCGCACCGCATGATCGAGGTCCGCGAGGACGAGCTCGCGGCGCTCCTCGCGCGGAGCCGGCGGGTCCTCGGGCACCTTCTGGACCGGGCGGACTCGGAGCTCTCGCACACGCGGGCGCGTGTCCGGGCGCTGTCGCCCGCCGCGACGCTGGAGCGGGGGTACGCGGTGCTCCAGCGGCCGGACGGGGCGGTGGTCCGCTCCCCCGAGGAGGTCGCGGAGGGCGAGGAGCTGCGGGCCAGGGTGGCCGAGGGCGAGTTCACGGTGCGGCGCGTGGCCGACCCGGCCTGA